The genomic interval CAGTCACGTATTatgttctttgaaaaaaaaatcagccacTTATTAAAATCGAATCATCTAGCCAAGATGAACAAGAAGCCAGATGATTGCTTTTACATATATTGGCTCCTTATGTACTAGCTATAATAAAggcatatacttttttttcgtGGACGTGGCTTATTGGCTTGTCTCCTCTTTCTCAAATCCTAGCTTAATTCGCCCTTGTTCCTACTAAAATATTGCCACCCCTAGTGGGAGGTATTGTAAAATGACTATAGAAAATTGACGTTCACAATTAACCGTCAGCTGACATGGCTAACTTATGCAACAAAATATTATAGCAGCAACAAGACAATATGATATGTATAACTTAGAATCATTACTTGAGATAACAAACCAAAAACCTACACCAAATGACAGCTTTGCATGCTAATCTTGATTGAGTTATCTAGTTTCTGAGAAATTGTCCATCCAACATGGTGTGTATGGAAATGACCTGTTTATATTTCCATTTCGAACGAAGTACTCACGATGTTTCGGGCGTAAATTTCCCAAATATTGGAGCTTTGTGCTATTCCAATGATATGCCAATCCTTTCGAGGAACCTAAAAAAACCATCTCTTTATATGGATGAAAGCCGAGGAAATCAAGACTGCCACTTTTATAGTTCTCAAAACATTCTTGAGTGTCTACAACACTATCATCGTCAAAATtccatttaaaattattttcatccAATGCTTCATCACTATCGTCGTCATCACTATCGTTTTgataatcaggatgagagggaTCATACTCCCAATCATATAAATTCCATTCACCAGGAAACTTTTGACAGTAAAGATGATAGTTAACATTCTGTAAAATCCATGGCCGGCGAGCTTGTTTTCCACAGTTCAAACGTAGCAACAAAGGCATAAGGTTGTTCTGGTGCTTCAGTAACCACTCAAAACGACCACATGATCCATTAAGGACCCAaattgaaagattatggtcaaATTCAAGTGACGCGAGGTACACCCCTTTCTCTGATTTTCCAATTAAAAAATTTGGTTTAAACTTCTTGTAGTAAACTGTGGGATGTTTAATTACTTGATATTTTCCATCAGACAGAGATATCCTGCAAAGAACAAAGATATAGAGATGCACACATTACCAGACATAAAAAAGATTTCAACTTGTAAGGATTTGAAATTTACAAAATTAGTAAACAAATAGTGTAAAGAGATCAAACCTCATTACATGGCATGTGTTCACATAAAGTACTCCCCTCCAATAAGCCTGTCCGCGTTGAATCCACGGCCATGGCTGCCTCTGTGCATCGGCATGTGTTCCTGTGGCATCCCCTTCTCTGGTGAAAGATCTCTCGTCCCATTGGCCTGTGGCCGAGGAGAAGACACGTAGGACGAGGGACGATGGTGGCCATTCCGATTCCTTCAAGACGGGATCCATCCGGTCGACATAGTCCGTCGTCCCACCGTATGGGATCTTGAACACCTCGTAGTGCGGTGATATGGTGGGGTCGAAGATGATGAATTCGTTATAAAACAATCCTTGAGGCACGGTGAAGTGGCGTGGCAATGGTGGCAAGCGCGCCCATCTCCGAGTGGCCGGGTTCACCACGACGCCGGGGAGCATGAGGAGGCCGTTGCAGTGGCCTGTTATGGCGTAGATGCTGCGGAGATCTTTTTTGACGGGCAAGAAGTCGAGCTTGCCGCCGATCGTCGACGGTGAGGTCAATGAGGTTGGGCGGGAGAAGAAGTCCGGAAATCTAAGGCCCCAGAAGTCGATGAAGATGACAGCGAGCGACAGCGGGAGGAGGTCTGCACGTAGCAGCCGACGGGAGTCAATGGTAGAACGCCAGTCCGTGCAAACGCACCGCGACGCCGCGAGGCTGCGCGggggcaggcggcggaggatcTCGGCGAGGATTTCCTCCGGTAGCAGCAGCACCACCTCGTCGGCCGGTTGATCCTCCTCCATCATCTCCACGTACGTATTGGTGGAACGGGTCGACGGACAGCAACTCCTTTTTTATTACATTACAATGATCGACTAGCTAGGCATGTAAAAATACAGgctaacacatatatatgagACTTCGATTCGGACTGGGATCATGCAGTACGTACGTGTACTACTACAACTCGCATCGTATAGAGGTATAACCCATACGTGTTCCACCGAACAAAcaaccaaaaagaaaacaaatacagCAAAGATAATGCAATAGGGATATAAGTATAGTAGTACTTCGTCtattgcactttttttttcatcgataACTGCTTTTCAGTTTACCATTTAGTACAAAGGGCTTATATACACAAAATCATGTATTCCACTGTCCAATTGGGTTTATATATACACCTATGCACATCCTAAATATAATATTGTATCCATGTTTTTTCCCCAAGTATGAATGATTTAGCATCTCCTCTGTCCAGGCTAATCTTCCAATTGCAGACAGGTGAGGCATGTTGTCACTGAAGAATAGTGCAAActaaaaaattttttttttctaggacaCATATCCAGATGAACTCTTGTATATCTCATCGGCCTGCGCTACGGGGACGTAGATGACATCCTTCAAGGAGCTGTTAGTTCGTCCGTACAAAAGGTACACCAAGACGCCTATCAGCAGCCATATGCCTACTCTCATCCATGCCTCTCCACTGAACAAGACAATGCAAAATGAATTAATGTTCATGATGGATGGTAGAGAAAATGGTGAGATTAAAGGCATCTAGTGgtatggaaaaagaaaaaaaaatactccatacGTTTTATATTGTAAGTCACTTTGGGTTTCTACGTCAAACCTCTTCTAGTCCGATCAAGTTtacagaaaaatatatcaatatctccaacaaaaaataaatttactataaaaatataatatattcaaTATGGATTTATTGAAACTAAATTGGTGCTGCAGATGTTACTACATTTTTCTAGCACAAACCCGAAGTGGTTTAtaatatgagacggagggagtaataatttggGTAAGTCAGACACGAACCCCAGATTTATCAACAGGTATGTGTTTACGAGGATAGACAAGACTGGCAGAAGTGGAACGAAAGGGCATGTAAATCCTGCACAAGAAGTGTGCTGTTTAGTCCGAATGTACTGGCAGAATAAAGCAGTGTTTTATCCTTCCTAAAAAGAGAGAACAGTTTGCTATGTACCTCCAGATTGGCCGAAAGAATGCCTGCCATCATCTTGGTCGATCCAGCAGAGGAGGCCAAGACCGGCTACAAGCAACAGAGCGCCAACGATGCAGCCAATACACATAGGAAGACTGGCATCAACAACAGATAGAGGTTATTCTCGAAACAGGAAGGAACCTGGCTATCACTACATACTGTTTTTGTGCATCATTGACACTTACAAAGGCAGCCATGTGGCAGAAGCTGCGGATGTGAGAACCATAACTCCAACACAAACAGATCCTATGCTGAAAGCGGCCACCTTCCGACGCTTCATCTCGTCCATCTTTCCTGCAGAGTTTATCAGAAGATTTCTTGTTGGATAACTGAAGTAAATAAAATACAGCAGTTATAAGAAAAATGGGAATGCAATTTACTTGTTATTTTCTTCTCAATGAGAGGATCCTCCATAGATTCTGCGAGAATCACATCCTTTGTTTCAGATGTTTTGCATCTCTCATCTCCAAGAATAccgctaaccctttcctcatcATATTCTTGGCTCAAACAGAATGTTTCTTGCAGAGATGAAGGCAGAGGAACCTCATCCGGAGGAATATATCTGAGTATTAAGATCGAGACAGCGACTATGGTGAATGCAAGGAGTGTGCCTACACTGACCTGCAACAAATGAGTATTTAATTTTATCTCCACCTTACAATCTCTGTAATGCTTAATGGCAAGTATGGTCTTATAGAATGCACCTCTCATTGCAAAAGACCATCAGTATATCCAAAGATAACAGCCGGGTAAGTTCCTTACCATTCCTGCCAGCTGGGAAACATCCATGAAAAAAGCCAGAGCTGCTGCACAGAGACCAGTCACGACTGTGCTCTTTACAGGAACTTGTGTCCTCTTGTTAACATCGGCGAAGAAAGATGGCAGCAGCCCGTCTCGTGCCATCGCCATTAGTATTCTAGGCTGCATGAAATGGCAACTAAAATCTTTAAaatgtattttaaaaaacaaggTAATGCATCCCCAAGTTCTCAGTTTCACATAATAATGTGCAAGGAAAGAGTGGGCGGGTGGGTGTCTGTTTCTAAGTTTATGTTTTTGTGTTCTCATTTGAGTTTGTCTGTGTAGGCATGGGATCAGTTTTACGTACAAGGCAATCAGGGATAGCTCAAATGTAACAAGTACTGGTatacatgccacatcatcaatcTAGTGTTGATGTGTGTGCTACAAATTTCATTTATGTTGATATGGTATTAGTTCAATATACATTTGCAGGTACTATAGTTTATTTTGTCAAAACAGAGCCTATCGGCAAAATTGCAAGGAGAGAAACAACATTAATCATTATATGAAtagtttaattaaaattcaaaaatcagAATGCAAGTGAAAAGTGCAATCAACTGCTCGCTAATGTACTGCAGAATAATTGACCTTATGGACCAAGCAGTTTGATTCagattcagaaatcagaatacAAGTGAGAAGTAcaacaaaaaaataactttttttccaCAAGGATTATAGATTCAGCATTGGCTAGTTAGAAGACCACTCTCACTAATGTAATGCGGAATAATTGACTGTGATATTAGAACGCAAATTCCTTATGGACCAAGCATATAGTAGACGACTAGAATCAACTCTATGTGCTCACTGTCTTGTTTAAAGATTGGGaattattaggattttttttttatatcgaGGGATGTGTTTGTATACCTGCGGAAGAAGTGACCCCAACAAAGTTGAACAAAGTGCAAGAACAGCACCACTTGTCACAATATACCTAAAACAAAACAGCATAGTGACAGACTAAATAAGCACGTTGCAAGACCATTATAGATAATTGGATATATGGGAATAAACAAAAGGAGAGCGAGTCCTTACATGGCCCACTGCATTCCATGTTTCGCAAAGACAGATGAAATGGGCGTATCTGGGTCCATAGCGAAATATGGTACCAGCCCAACAATAACAACAGAAACCATCATGTACAAGCAACAGCAGATAGACAATGCTGCTCCTATTCCCAGTGGTAGATCTCTCTGTGGATTCTTCACCTATAAGGGTTGAAAGAGGGAAAAATCAGCATCTCCATACAGGAAGTGGACGACATGGTTAGTTAGGATCATCTTAACCTCCTCAGCAGTACTAGCAACTGTATCAAAGCcaatatatgcaaagaaaacaGTTGCTGATCCAGCAAGCATTCCATTTATCCCATGTGGAAAATATCTGAAATGTTCAAATGGTAAGTGCATCAGTAATTACTCTCAAAATACAatcaactgttttttttttttttgcattaccCATCAGTAACTTTATAGCCAACCCATCCTATCTGGAAGCCGATATAACTACCAGCTACAATAACAAATATCATCACACAAGCATTCAGAACTGTTATAAGCTCTTGTACAGCTGAACTCTGCAACAGATTCAAATAGAATAATTAGTAACAGTCCTATAATCCTAGTTTGCAGATGAAAGAATAGGAAACTTACAAATCGACCAATGTAACAACCTCTTTTATCCCAACACATAGCAAAATAGTAACAACAAAAACGAGGGCAGCGGCACAGGGATCAACAATGACATCAAACCATGGAAGCTGGTGGCGTGATAAAATCCATGGAAGACTGTCTGGTCCTCCAAAGAACAAGGCCTGAAAGACGAGCGAAACTTATGAAAATAGAATATATGAGACATGTAGTTCGAATATTGATCAAATGCCATAGAACTAGATGAAGGAAAAACGACACTTACAAGATTGGGGGATATGCCACGGGCAACAGCAGATCCACCAATAGTATATTCCAGCACTAAAGCCCAACCAATCAACCAGGCAacactagaaaaataaaaatgagtcATGTGAGAAACTCTAGTCATCTGTTTACAGTATCTTAGATTGTTAATCCTCCTTTATGACAATAGATTTGACAATATCACAGACTATCAAAGGTGCAATATTTCTTCCATGAAGAGTGTGTATTCCATTATGGTGTAAGTAATTTACCCTTCACCAACGCAGATGTATGAATAATGGTAGGCGCTTCCAGCAGATGGGCACCGACTAGCAAGCTCGGCATAACAGAAGGCTGAGAGCGCGGAAGCTATTCCAGCTATCAGAAATGAAATTGTCAATGCTGGACCAGCATGCTCCCTAGCAACTGTTCCGACAAGAACATATACCCCAGCTCCAATTGTTGAACCGACACCTGGTAGATAACACAAACACTCACTAAAACAATTCATGTAACATGGACAGTTCACgtaaacaaatactccctccgtcccaaaatataacaacttctagccgctagaatttgtcctaaaatataacaacttctacaccaatattctcttctcaaccaatcacaaccatccacTATTCGATTTTCCTACCTACATccacttctcatccaatcacaactctcccctatttaattctacttactttcttaataaccgtgtctaactctaaaaatgcttatattttgggacaaagggagtatttCTCTACACCTAGGTAGAATTACAATCATTCACCTTGCATCAACTTATGAACTAGATTAATTTACTGCGTAGAACTTATGAGCTCGATTAATTTACTGTGTAGAAAGAAGTTCACTACAGTGTAATTAGTTAATGCCTCCCACAAAAACAAGTGTTTATTTATTACAGAgctaaagttttttttgtttgaggGAATTTACAGGTCTAAAGTTGGAGGATCATTTTCCATTTTTGAAAGTCAAAGATCATGAGAGATACACCATAACACCAACAGAGACTTGGAGATAGACAACTAACAAGTAGAAGAAGTTGGAGATAGACAACTAAAAAGTAGTAGAAGCACAGCAGCTAGAAATAGCGTTATACTAGTATACTACCACAGTACCACACACACTTACTCCTATACACTTAATGAATTTCTGTCACAAACTAATGCAAAGCATTCAGATATATGTAATAAACAACTGGAgaactattaaaaaatggattccCCAATGTATGATGCTAGTCATTCCAACTCCATGAATGAAAGAATGAAACTTCTAAAGAAAGAACAAATATAAATTTGCCAGCTGaatcttcaaacttttaaatagGCCAACCAACTAAACATTGAAACCACAATAAACATCTAATAATTTTCTGGTTCCAAAAGGCTGTACATTCATAAACATTTCACAATGAATATATGCATAAACTAATTTCAACACAagtaatcaaaatttcaaaaaaaaaagaaaagaaaagaaaaaacacgtcatacaaaagaaaaaagaaagccaACAAATCATTTCTCTCattaaaaaacataagaatCAGGAATTCGATGAACATACCGATCGCGACCAGCGCCGGGATGTTAAGCTCCTTGGCGAGCTGGGGTTGCCCTTCCCCCTCGGCGGCGCGGACCCGGTCGGAGTCCacctgcttccgccgcatcagGCTCGGGAACCCGcctccccatcccctcctcctcctcctcctgccaacctcgccgccgccatccaaTGCCATCACGATCGCCCAAGAACCACCAAGATTCCCGCGGGCGGTCGCGCGCGCAACAAAGAAACGCGGGATTCGGATTCGGTCAGAGAAGAACACGGATATCGAGGCTTGGAGATTGAGGAAGGAGGGGAAGAaagcgagggggggggggagtttaGCCGCCGAGGCTGGGAGAGCTCGACTGCTTCCTCCGCCCTCGCTCTCTtggtttcttctcctctctctcgctcgccttCTCGTTGGAATCTTCTTCCGCTGTggggggaggcgaggaggagagcgagGGGGAGGAGAATCTTATAGCGATCCACGTGGAGGGTTTCACTTTTTACCATGGTATAAAGATAGCCGAGTTAaattaaaaagaagaaagaggaggagaaaacaACTTGGGAACAGGAATATTTTCCTTTGTTGCTACATGTACGCTCGATACAACGAAAGCTTTGAGATTCAGTTGCCTTATTCAACTGATTCCCGAGATTCTCGTTTACAATTTTAGTAAACAAACAAGTACATGATGAGGGTATAAACGGGTTTATGTCCacgtctttttttaaaagaaaaacacactGTAGCATGGCTAAGGGCCTGTTTATTTCTGCATGTTTTTCATAGAATATTCAGCCATGCAAAACGATAAAGTTCATTagagcataattaattaattattaactactataaaattaaaaatagattttatttcactttagaaaaatatatagaaatttgttGCACGAAATATATTGTGTAGTAGTTCGTAAAGTATGATAACGGAAATGAAGTTGTTATTTGGAGATGCAgaaaagaactcagcctaaatAAACAAGTAATGCAATTAATCGATCATCTAAACAAATCAGTGAGTCATTTTCTCATAGCTTACCTGAACATAAACTCAATCAGCATGCCATGTTTACCTCATTCCTTAACACAGTACCATTTAATTGTATAGAGTAGGTGTAGTATGCCATTACACGAGAATACGAGGcaaataaaaatatctttattctTTTCCAATACACAGACAAGGATTCATTctaaaattctttttttcttcattctaaaaaaaaaatacacagaCAAGGCTGTGGTCCTGTGGAGTGGGTCTTTGACGACAAGAGTTCGTAATCACACGTTCTCCACGCGCAGGAATGTCATAAGCTGGTTTATATACTGATTAATACTATCATCTCACCAAACCATTATTTTGTTCTGTCCCTCTCTATCTCCTTTAATCTATGCCGTGGTGAGTAGTTCGTAGTACCTGACGCAGGCGGCAGCACAAGATGCAGCAGAGGCGTTAGGCAATGAGAAATCCGGACACTAAGACGGAAGTGATGGaatagaaatttgaaattatccGTATTAGAATGGGGAGAAACTCATGCGATAGAGACGTGCGTTGGCGAGAAACACTCAAGAGTCTTCCGGATAGCCTTGTGAAAAGGTGGTAGGTTAGCCGGTCTAGGTTCGAAatctcaccccttctaattactccctccgtctcagaaTATAACAACATAGAACTGAATGTGACGTTTCCTAGTACTACATGTccatatccagatttatagtaaaCATCTCatccaatcatttttttttagtattcACGTTTTTTTTTCGTGCGTTGGCCAATAATTGGAGGCCTCCAGTGGAGGGTGTGGGGTCGAGAGACGAGAAGAGGATCCACTGGAGATGGGAGGGTTTTGTCTGCACTCTGCAGGCAGACCCAGGGGAGGAGGCTggtgggaggaagaagagacgGCCAAGACACAGATCCACAAGAGATGGGTCGAATCGAATCGATTCGTGCAGCGTGCGCGTCCGATTATTATTCCATCTCCATACGCACGGCTCGTCAGCTGATTGATAACATCGGAATCCAAATGATACTGTATTATGCTACAAGCAGCACTAGTTCTTGTTTAACAGCTTTCAGATTTTTATGAAGGGACCAAACATTCGTACCAGCAAACATTCTGCATCAGTAGCCTCGTCCAGATGCGTGAGAATTGTGGACGACGTTTGTGCGGCTGGACGACGAACACGACTTCACATAAATGTTTTTCCTATATGAGAAAAAGCAAACACTCGTATTACTCCGTAGTTGATTAAGCAACTGTGGTCCTAATTTAGAAAAGAAAACCGTGGTCCTCGTTCTTTACCCCTGTCATAGAATGGAAACGATGGGCACGCATGCCTTCAGAAAAAttgaaaaggagaaaagaatcgCCTGGGATGCCTTGCAGAAGAGCAGACGCAAGGAACTGAGGGGTAAAAGAAACTAAAACAATAGGAAGAGAATTGTAGTTGCATGATTCTTTCAAGCCCACATCCTATCGACATCATACTCCCTTGGCTTCTTGCTGCCCTTACCTCATATCGACATCGAAGTCAACACGGAGATCCCAAGCATTACATTTCCTGCCATGTGTTCCTCTTAGCCATAAGATGAGCTACCACTGTAATCCTAATACCGATCCAACGTTCCAACAGGATTGATTTATCAATTATGATGGATCGAATAGACTGCATTTACACAAGTTCGAGCCCTCTGGTAAGTCGATCAACTCTAGGCAACTAGCTAACTACCGATCCATGGCCCGTTACGAACTAAGCTAAATCTACCATTAGTTAACTTGAGATCGCTAACTAACTACAGTCACCAAGAAGCATGAACCGTGGAAACAATAGTGGAAATAATAGAAATGCTAACCCTACTGCTAACTAGCTTTCTTACTGCCTCCTACTTCTACAGAGCGTGCACAGCCTCTTAGCATGCCAAGATCAATACCACCTGAACAGCCCGGTATCAGCTTCCTGTGCTGTTTCTTCGGATGAATTTGAGGAACTCTCGATGAGCTCGTCCTCCGAGGCGTCATCTTGCTGCTCTACTCGTAGCCGGTGAGCATTATCAGCAACCCATCTAGCAAACTCTGGGGTTGCCGTGCACTCCATAAGTGCCTTTCTGGTGGATTTCTGGGTGAAGTCATCCCATTCTTCCTTTGAATATTTCCTTGGTTGGATATTGTGGAAGGTGGAGTAGTGGTCTTCATCTTGATTATCGGGTACCACCCTCTTTGTAAGTGTTGGAGACACCAGTCCTGCAAAAACCAGTAGAAAGCCAATTTCAAATGCTACAAATACGATGCTTTTAAAGATACTCAAGttaatcatgcttaaaaaagcACCATTCTAGTACAACACACAGACAAAAATTAAAACAGCACTTCAAAAGTTCAAATGTGTTAATATTCTTACTGACAGTTCACTATAGGGGGTACAGACCAGCCCCAAAAAATCATTTCCAGGAAGGCATACAACAGTAGCAGTTATGTTACCTCCATTGGCTAAATTGCTCCAGCCATACTGTGTGGCTGAACTGTTTGATGTGGTTCTTCCAATATCCCTCTTGGATGGGCTTAAGAATTGGATTTGGCGAGGGTTAGGTGATCCTTTATTATACATTGGCTGAGTAGAAGCCTTTGATTGCTTTTGCTTCCTGCAGCAGAATCAGCATGTTGAGGACTTCAATGACAGTGAACGTGCACACAGACCAGAGATAGCTGAAGGGACTCACAGTGTCATTGACTTTGGAGCTCTATATGCTGTGAACACAGAACAAATCCACCAACTAGCGGCCAGCGCAAATAACGCTAGAAGAGGATCAAGTGTGCTCTGCAAAATAAATACATACCAGACATGTTCTTAGGGAACTAAACAAGATAATAAAATCTGGCAGATTTAGTAACCACGGCTCAGAAACCAAGAAAATGCCAAAGATATGTAAAAATAAACCACACCTGCATAACAAAGCATATAGCAACAACACGCATAGCCCACTTCACAAACTGTGCTATCCCAGCATCAACACTACCATCTTTTGAAAGGATGAATCTTCTGACCATCCAATAACCAAAACCAGCGCCAGTCAAGACAATTGCTACCAGCAGGAAGATTGATACCTGTAATCCAGTTTTAACTCATTACATTAGGTGGCACAATGTAAACAAACACGCATGTAACATAATAGATTCCATTGTTCATGCAACAAGAAGCGAGGGATCACAAAATTATGTGTTAACTACTGAAAATAGATATTCAATTATATTGTGCATAATGGTATCACATGCATATGCTAAATAAGTAAACAAGCAGGCCTACCATGCATAGATGAAAATAAAGATATACAATTCCATATGtagacaaaaaataataattgtaaTTTATATTATGCTTTTGCACATATAGTAGCTTTTTTAGCATCAAAACATCAATAACAAGGAGAAAAAATCCCAGAGTCCGAAATTGGACTCCACCTGTGGTGGATTCCAGGTAGTATTTCGCAcgtccaatttttttaaaaaacgaatTGGACATGGAAATCCGAGACAGAACCTGACACGTGTCAGTGTCCAGATAACACTGAATCTGAGCAGTAGAACTTGAAATCAGCGTCTTTTCACAAAATATAAGCCCTGCCCTGTAAATCAAATTACTGATGTTCCAACCCAACATTAATAACTATGCTACCGTATGATTTCCTACCCTAGAAAAATCACGCATTATTATTGATTACTTTTATAGTTTGTAGTCATCTCATGTTAGTCCCAACACTTACTATTGAATCATTCAATAGGGCACTGTTTGAATCAAATCTTAGGGGACAATTTAGAGAGAGGTTTCAAGTCAATTTACTACTGGAGAAAATAAGGATAAAGTATGAACACCAAAATGAACAGtaaaacacaaaataaactTTACTGGTAGTTACAATTCAGCTTAGACAGGACAAAAGTAAAATAAAGAACCAAGAGCACTTTACTTTAGCTTTAATACAAATGCATTATTATTTctataattcatttttcaaattcATATTTTTCTGAAGTGGTTTATTAGTCATTACAACTTAACAACAGATGATGTGCTTTGTGCCCTATGGAACAGAAATTATAAGCAAGCAGATAGCAAGCAAATATACTATGTCAAGTAATAAACGGATCAGTTAATTGATATCATTGACACATTCAAGAGGAATGACTTACAGGGTTGTGCATCTCTTCACTCAAACCAAAATTTTCCAGAATAGAAGCAACCAATGTGGAGAAATAATGTACAGCATAGGAGCCAACCCCTACCTGAACATCAGAATAGTAATGATAAACATGTAAGAAGAATTAATTGCAATTTCCTGAAGAGTATATCAATAAAATTAATACCAGGAAGTTGTGGGCATAGGTAACTTACCACAGATCCATAAATTGTGAGGTAAAATAAACTTTTCCTGCCCATTGGTAACAATTTCATCCCCTATAACGAAAAATAGGTCAGACcatcaatcaatttttttttcgccaGGACAGACCATCAATC from Oryza glaberrima chromosome 3, OglaRS2, whole genome shotgun sequence carries:
- the LOC127766354 gene encoding uncharacterized protein LOC127766354, which translates into the protein MMEEDQPADEVVLLLPEEILAEILRRLPPRSLAASRCVCTDWRSTIDSRRLLRADLLPLSLAVIFIDFWGLRFPDFFSRPTSLTSPSTIGGKLDFLPVKKDLRSIYAITGHCNGLLMLPGVVVNPATRRWARLPPLPRHFTVPQGLFYNEFIIFDPTISPHYEVFKIPYGGTTDYVDRMDPVLKESEWPPSSLVLRVFSSATGQWDERSFTREGDATGTHADAQRQPWPWIQRGQAYWRGVLYVNTCHVMRISLSDGKYQVIKHPTVYYKKFKPNFLIGKSEKGVYLASLEFDHNLSIWVLNGSCGRFEWLLKHQNNLMPLLLRLNCGKQARRPWILQNVNYHLYCQKFPGEWNLYDWEYDPSHPDYQNDSDDDDSDEALDENNFKWNFDDDSVVDTQECFENYKSGSLDFLGFHPYKEMVFLGSSKGLAYHWNSTKLQYLGNLRPKHREYFVRNGNINRSFPYTPCWMDNFSETR
- the LOC127766355 gene encoding uncharacterized protein LOC127766355 produces the protein MAPAAEVSSSSAETTGSSAGSAPSTAAAAAAATSTSHSSYRRTAPPLLLLASLAALLIISTGDDTAAFDSAAVGRSIKDVSLENPEVTFVPSSLGGQFCERVRLSGIPKLHIGSYANQIRVKINVSQSMPEKFHWKIEICFHGNASMGLCQCETGEWQNLQNGMWNAVKSPYGNKYVDVKVADKTSTRFSISIQEEFQKWRLACLGIGFILLFLSPIVSKCAPFYYSSSMALGVLLVVLIVLFQGMKLLPMGRKSLFYLTIYGSVVGVGSYAVHYFSTLVASILENFGLSEEMHNPVSIFLLVAIVLTGAGFGYWMVRRFILSKDGSVDAGIAQFVKWAMRVVAICFVMQSTLDPLLALFALAASWWICSVFTAYRAPKSMTLKQKQSKASTQPMYNKGSPNPRQIQFLSPSKRDIGRTTSNSSATQYGWSNLANGGLVSPTLTKRVVPDNQDEDHYSTFHNIQPRKYSKEEWDDFTQKSTRKALMECTATPEFARWVADNAHRLRVEQQDDASEDELIESSSNSSEETAQEADTGLFRWYSPPPRSPPRLPPQRKKIPTRRRARERRRNQESEGGGSSRALPASAAKLPPPLAFFPSFLNLQASISVFFSDRIRIPRFFVARATARGNLGGSWAIVMALDGGGEVGRRRRRRGWGGGFPSLMRRKQVDSDRVRAAEGEGQPQLAKELNIPALVAIGVGSTIGAGVYVLVGTVAREHAGPALTISFLIAGIASALSAFCYAELASRCPSAGSAYHYSYICVGEGVAWLIGWALVLEYTIGGSAVARGISPNLALFFGGPDSLPWILSRHQLPWFDVIVDPCAAALVFVVTILLCVGIKESSAVQELITVLNACVMIFVIVAGSYIGFQIGWVGYKVTDGYFPHGINGMLAGSATVFFAYIGFDTVASTAEEVKNPQRDLPLGIGAALSICCCLYMMVSVVIVGLVPYFAMDPDTPISSVFAKHGMQWAMYIVTSGAVLALCSTLLGSLLPQPRILMAMARDGLLPSFFADVNKRTQVPVKSTVVTGLCAAALAFFMDVSQLAGMVSVGTLLAFTIVAVSILILRYIPPDEVPLPSSLQETFCLSQEYDEERVSGILGDERCKTSETKDVILAESMEDPLIEKKITRKMDEMKRRKVAAFSIGSVCVGVMVLTSAASATWLPFLPMCIGCIVGALLLVAGLGLLCWIDQDDGRHSFGQSGGFTCPFVPLLPVLSILVNTYLLINLGGEAWMRVGIWLLIGVLVYLLYGRTNSSLKDVIYVPVAQADEIYKSSSGYVS